The Cucurbita pepo subsp. pepo cultivar mu-cu-16 chromosome LG08, ASM280686v2, whole genome shotgun sequence genome contains a region encoding:
- the LOC111800452 gene encoding naringenin,2-oxoglutarate 3-dioxygenase: protein MASSTLTSLADQPALQPSFIRDEDERPKIPYNHFSDEVPIISLAGIDDVTGGRRAEICRKIVEACEDWGIFQVVDHGVDSDLISEMTRLAREFFALPAEEKLRFDMSGGKKGGFIVSSHLKGEVVKDWREIVTYFSYPIRNRDYTRWPDKPEGWATRTAEYSEKLMGLACKLLEVLSEAMGLEKEALTKACVDMDQKIVVNFYPKCVQPDLTLGLKRHTDPGTITLLLQDQVGGLQATKDGGKSWITVRPVPGAFVVNLGDHGHYLSNGRFKNADHQAVVNSNTSRLSIATFQNPAPEAIVYPLKVREGEKPILENPITFSQMYQTKMSRDLELARLKKQAQQQQAHFEPKPKPNDKIFA, encoded by the exons ATGGCTTCTTCCACCCTCACCTCCCTCGCCGACCAGCCGGCTCTGCAGCCCTCTTTCATCCGCGACGAAGACGAGCGTCCCAAAATCCCTTACAACCATTTCAGCGATGAAGTTCCGATCATCTCCCTCGCCGGAATCGACGACGTCACTGGCGGCCGCCGGGCTGAGATTTGCCGTAAAATCGTTGAGGCCTGTGAGGACTGGGGGATATTCCAAGTCGTCGATCACGGCGTCGATTCGGACCTTATTTCTGAGATGACTCGTTTGGCTAGAGAATTCTTTGCCCTCCCGGCGGAGGAGAAGCTCCGGTTCGATATGTCCGGCGGTAAGAAGGGTGGATTCATCGTCTCTAGTCATCTTAAG GGAGAAGTAGTTAAGGATTGGCGTGAGATAGTGACATACTTTTCatacccaataagaaatcgGGATTACACACGGTGGCCAGACAAGCCAGAGGGGTGGGCGACGAGGACGGCGGAGTACAGCGAGAAGCTGATGGGGTTAGCCTGTAAGCTTTTGGAGGTTTTATCGGAGGCGATGGGTCTGGAGAAGGAGGCATTGACAAAGGCGTGTGTGGACATGGACCAAAAGATCGTGGTCAATTTCTACCCCAAATGCGTTCAGCCCGATCTCACTTTAGGGCTGAAGCGCCACACGGATCCTGGAACCATAACGCTCCTGCTGCAGGACCAGGTCGGCGGTCTTCAAGCCACCAAGGACGGTGGCAAGTCGTGGATCACTGTTCGCCCAGTCCCAGGCGCGTTCGTCGTCAACTTGGGAGACCATGGCCAC TATCTTAGCAATGGGAGGTTCAAGAATGCTGATCACCAAGCAGTGGTGAACTCGAACACAAGTAGGCTATCCATAGCCACATTTCAGAACCCTGCACCAGAAGCCATTGTTTATCCTTTGAAGGTCagagaaggagagaagccCATTCTTGAAAACCCCATCACTTTCTCTCAGATGTATCAGACCAAGATGAGCCGAGACCTTGAGCTTGCCAGGCTTAAGAAACAGGCCCAACAACAACAGGCCCATTTtgagcccaagcccaagcccaatgACAAAATCTTTGCTTGA
- the LOC111800451 gene encoding ferredoxin--NADP reductase, leaf isozyme, chloroplastic — protein MAAAVTAAVSFPSATKSSSLPSRTALISPDRIALKKVPALFHHGGRVVVAPIRAQVTTEAPAKVEKESKKQEEGIVVNKFKPKSPYVGRCLLNTKITGDDAPGETWHMVFSTEGEVPYREGQSIGVIADGEDKNGKPHKLRLYSIASSALGDFGDSKTVSLCVKRLVYTNDQGEIVKGVCSNFLCDLKPGAEVKITGPVGKEMLMPKDPNATVVMLATGTGIAPFRSFLWKMFFEKHDDYKFNGLAWLFLGVPTSSSLLYKEEFEKMKEKYPENFRLDFAVSREQTNEQGEKMYIQTRMAQYAEELWELLKKDNTFVYMCGLKGMEKGIDDIMVSLAARDGIDWLEYKRQLKKSEQWNVEVY, from the exons ATGGCCGCTGCAGTCACTGCTGCAGTTTCTTTCCCCTCCGCCACAAAATCCTCTTCTCTCCCATCCAGAACCGCGCTAATTTCCCCTGACAGAATCGCTCTCAAGAAG gttcCGGCGTTGTTTCATCATGGCGGAAGAGTGGTGGTGGCTCCGATTAGAGCTCAGGTGACCACGGAAGCACCGGCGAAAGTGGAAAAAGAGTCGAAGAAGCAAGAAGAAGGAATCGTGGTGAATAAGTTCAAGCCTAAGAGTCCGTACGTTGGACGCTGCCTTTTGAACACGAAGATCACTGGCGATGATGCTCCTGGTGAGACTTGGCATATGGTCTTCAGTACTGAAG GGGAAGTGCCGTACAGAGAAGGGCAGTCAATTGGTGTAATTGCTGATGGAGAGGACAAGAACGGGAAGCCTCATAAGCTCCGATTATACTCCATTGCTAGCAGTGCCCTTGGTGATTTTGGAGATTCCAAGACT GTTTCTCTGTGTGTGAAGCGGCTTGTGTACACCAACGACCAAGGAGAGATCGTCAAAGGAGTTTGTTCCAACTTTTTAT GTGACCTGAAACCTGGAGCAGAGGTGAAGATTACAGGACCTGTAGGAAAAGAAATGCTCATGCCTAAAGATCCCAATGCTACAGTTGTCATG CTTGCAACTGGAACTGGAATTGCTCCATTTAGATCATTTTTGTGGAAAATGTTCTTTGAGAAGCATGATGACTACaag TTCAATGGATTGGCATGGCTCTTTTTGGGTGTCCCGACAAGTAGCTCACTTCTCTACAAAGAg GAGTtcgagaaaatgaaagagaagtaCCCCGAGAACTTCAGGTTGGACTTTGCAGTTAGTCGAGAGCAAACAAACGAGCAGGGCGAGAAAATGTACATCCAAACCAGAATGGCTCAATATGCGGAGGAGCTTTGGGAATTATTGAAGAAAGACAACACCTTTGTCTACATGTGTGGACTTAAGGGCATGGAGAAGGGAATTGATGACATTATGGTCTCTTTGGCTGCTAGAGATG GGATTGATTGGCTGGAGTACAAGAGGCAGTTGAAGAAATCAGAGCAATGGAATGTGgaagtttattaa
- the LOC111801104 gene encoding cold shock domain-containing protein 3-like, producing the protein MAEERLTGVVQWFNDSKGFGFIKPDVEGPDLFVHQSSIKSDGYRSLVVGDHVEFQIASGDDGKSKAIEVVALDGSSGNRRDNFGGGGGRGGRGGGGYGFGGWRGGDRRNGSSGAGGGGCYQCGEQGHLARDCARPSNRGGGGGSGGGCFTCGEVGHLARDCPRGNSGGGGGGAGGGGCYNCGGFGHLARDCNRGGAGGGSGGGGGGGGGCFNCGEYGHLARDCQNESRNSGGGGRFGGGGGGGANTCFNCGKSGHFARECPDAP; encoded by the coding sequence ATGGCGGAAGAGAGATTGACTGGTGTGGTTCAATGGTTCAACGATTCGAAGGGGTTCGGGTTCATCAAGCCAGATGTGGAAGGACCTGATCTGTTTGTTCATCAATCCTCCATTAAATCAGATGGCTACCGTAGCCTTGTCGTTGGAGATCATGTTGAGTTTCAGATCGCTTCGGGTGATGATGGGAAATCCAAAGCTATTGAGGTCGTTGCGCTTGATGGATCTTCGGGAAATCGGAGGGATAACTTTGGGGGTGGTGGTGGACGAGGTGGCCGCGGCGGCGGGGGTTATGGGTTTGGTGGTTGGAGGGGCGGTGATAGGCGGAATGGCAGCAGTGGAGCTGGTGGGGGTGGGTGTTATCAATGCGGTGAGCAAGGGCATTTGGCTAGAGACTGTGCCCGTCCTAGTAACCGCGGCGGAGGAGGTGGCAGCGGTGGTGGTTGTTTTACTTGCGGTGAAGTTGGCCACTTAGCGAGGGATTGTCCACGAGGAAACAgcggcggaggcggaggcggGGCCGGTGGTGGTGGTTGCTATAATTGTGGTGGTTTTGGGCACTTGGCTAGGGATTGCAATAGGGGTGGAGCTGGAGGTGgaagtggtggtggtggtggtggtggtggtggttgcTTTAATTGTGGGGAGTATGGGCATTTAGCCAGAGATTGCCAGAATGAAAGCCGTAacagcggcggcggcggaagaTTTGGTGGCGGAGGTGGCGGTGGCGCCAACACTTGCTTCAATTGCGGGAAATCGGGGCATTTTGCTAGGGAGTGTCCTGATGCACCATGA